A portion of the Syntrophus gentianae genome contains these proteins:
- a CDS encoding flavodoxin, whose amino-acid sequence MIPFCTNEGSGFGRSVNDLKKACPKSKILDGLAVRGSDVKKSQEKVNAWIDKTMKAAE is encoded by the coding sequence ATCATTCCGTTCTGCACGAATGAGGGAAGCGGCTTCGGCAGAAGCGTCAATGACCTCAAGAAAGCTTGCCCTAAGTCGAAGATTCTCGACGGGTTGGCGGTGCGCGGATCGGATGTAAAGAAGTCACAGGAAAAAGTCAATGCCTGGATTGACAAGACAATGAAAGCAGCTGAGTAG